Proteins co-encoded in one Pyxidicoccus xibeiensis genomic window:
- a CDS encoding sigma 54-interacting transcriptional regulator, with the protein MSAHEPHPDDIHTSPGDVGQDLAHSPLLGETLVVDPRTTVKLHKCRLSVSSGPDTGRSVVSDKERLRCGAHPGNDLVLVEDRTASRHHFEIQFTERGYLLVDLGSTNGTFLDGRRIERAYLSPGSQIRAGSSMLTFAPLDEEVTIEPDRDSELCGMVGQSMKMRQIFGLIKKIAPLDVSVIIQGETGTGKELVARAIHELSGRTRGPMEVLDCGAIPPNLIESELFGHEKGAFTGAVSERPGAFERANGGTIFLDELGELRLDLQPKLLRVLENREVRRVGGNDVIEVDCRVIAATNRDLMKEIQAGNFREDLYFRLSVITVQLPPLRQRRDDIPLILKRALADPELVGKHGKKRFSAEALGMLMAYAWPGNVRELMNVLSHVLTFSEGEEILPTHLPPRVRGQAREGPLPFNEHLSFKDAKEQLLENFEREYVTSVLTRCEGNLSRAARESGLHRKSIERLVKKYQLDTKGMKSR; encoded by the coding sequence ATGAGTGCTCATGAGCCGCACCCCGACGACATCCACACCAGTCCCGGCGACGTCGGGCAGGATCTGGCCCACTCTCCCCTCCTGGGGGAGACGCTCGTGGTGGACCCCCGCACCACGGTGAAGCTCCACAAGTGTCGGCTGTCCGTCTCCTCCGGGCCGGACACCGGCCGCTCCGTCGTCAGCGACAAGGAGCGCCTGCGCTGCGGCGCGCACCCCGGCAACGACCTGGTCCTCGTGGAGGACCGCACCGCCAGCCGCCACCACTTCGAAATCCAGTTCACCGAGCGCGGCTACCTCCTGGTGGACCTGGGCTCCACCAACGGCACCTTCCTGGATGGCCGCCGGATTGAGCGCGCCTACCTGTCGCCCGGCTCGCAGATTCGCGCGGGCTCCTCGATGTTGACCTTCGCTCCGCTGGACGAGGAGGTCACCATCGAGCCGGACCGCGACAGCGAGCTGTGCGGCATGGTGGGGCAGAGCATGAAGATGCGGCAGATTTTCGGCCTCATCAAGAAGATCGCCCCCCTGGACGTGTCCGTCATCATCCAGGGCGAGACGGGCACCGGGAAGGAGCTGGTGGCCCGCGCCATCCACGAGCTGTCCGGCCGCACCAGGGGGCCCATGGAGGTCCTCGACTGCGGCGCCATTCCGCCCAACCTGATTGAGAGCGAGCTGTTCGGCCACGAGAAGGGCGCCTTCACCGGCGCGGTGAGCGAGCGCCCCGGCGCCTTCGAGCGCGCCAACGGCGGCACCATCTTCCTGGACGAGCTGGGCGAGCTGCGGCTCGACTTGCAGCCCAAGCTGTTGCGCGTGCTGGAGAACCGCGAGGTGCGGCGCGTGGGCGGCAACGACGTCATCGAGGTGGACTGCCGCGTCATCGCCGCCACCAACCGCGACTTGATGAAGGAGATTCAGGCGGGCAACTTCCGCGAGGACCTCTACTTCCGCCTCTCGGTGATTACCGTGCAGCTGCCGCCGCTGCGCCAGCGCCGGGACGACATCCCGCTCATCCTCAAGCGCGCGCTGGCGGACCCGGAGCTGGTGGGAAAGCACGGCAAGAAGCGCTTCTCCGCGGAGGCCCTGGGCATGCTGATGGCCTACGCGTGGCCGGGCAACGTGCGCGAGCTGATGAACGTGCTGTCGCACGTGCTGACCTTCAGCGAGGGCGAGGAAATCCTCCCCACCCACCTGCCGCCCCGCGTGCGCGGCCAGGCCCGCGAGGGACCGCTGCCCTTCAACGAGCACCTCTCCTTCAAGGACGCCAAGGAGCAGCTGCTGGAGAACTTCGAGCGCGAGTACGTCACCAGCGTCCTCACCCGCTGCGAGGGCAACCTCTCCCGCGCCGCCCGCGAGAGCGGCCTGCACCGCAAGTCGATTGAAAGACTGGTGAAGAAATACCAGCTCGACACAAAAGGCATGAAGTCGCGGTAG